The Collimonas sp. PA-H2 genome contains a region encoding:
- the rarD gene encoding EamA family transporter RarD produces MQAGMLYAIASYVLWGLFPIYFKALEAEVPPVDIVAHRIFWSFLFLMIVLTVRKQWAWVGPMLRQPRVIGGFVASALLLTANWTTYIWAVNNNHIVEASLGYFINPMVSVALGLVFLHERPRPLQWLAIAIAAGAVLWLTWQAGHPPWIALTLAVTFGGYGLLRKTASLGALPGLALETALVLPLALAFLAYTSLQGHNTFSSASTSTKWLLAAAGPITSIPLLMFAAGARRIPLSLVGVLQYITPSLQLLFGVWLYGEQLDGDRLNGFIVIWCALALYSAEGLWRTFKIRPGASA; encoded by the coding sequence ATGCAAGCAGGAATGCTCTACGCCATCGCCTCCTATGTCCTGTGGGGCTTGTTTCCGATTTATTTCAAGGCGCTGGAAGCAGAGGTTCCGCCGGTCGATATCGTCGCCCACCGCATCTTCTGGTCCTTCCTGTTCCTGATGATCGTGCTGACCGTGCGCAAGCAGTGGGCCTGGGTCGGGCCAATGCTGCGCCAGCCGCGTGTGATCGGCGGCTTCGTCGCCAGCGCCCTGCTGCTGACCGCCAACTGGACCACTTATATCTGGGCGGTTAACAATAACCACATCGTCGAAGCCAGCCTGGGTTACTTCATCAACCCGATGGTCAGCGTCGCGCTCGGCCTGGTGTTCCTGCACGAACGGCCGCGGCCGCTGCAATGGCTGGCGATCGCCATCGCCGCCGGCGCCGTGCTGTGGCTGACCTGGCAGGCCGGCCATCCGCCCTGGATCGCGCTGACGCTGGCCGTGACCTTCGGCGGCTACGGCTTGCTGCGCAAGACCGCCAGCCTCGGCGCACTGCCCGGCCTGGCGCTGGAAACCGCGCTGGTGCTGCCGCTGGCGCTGGCCTTCCTGGCGTATACCTCGCTGCAAGGCCACAACACCTTCAGTAGCGCCTCGACCTCCACCAAGTGGCTGCTGGCGGCGGCCGGACCGATTACCTCTATCCCCTTGCTGATGTTCGCCGCCGGCGCCCGCCGCATTCCCTTGTCGCTGGTCGGCGTGCTGCAATACATCACGCCTTCGCTGCAATTGCTGTTCGGCGTCTGGCTCTACGGCGAACAGCTGGATGGCGACCGCCTCAACGGTTTTATCGTCATCTGGTGCGCTTTGGCGCTGTATTCGGCCGAGGGATTGTGGCGTACGTTTAAAATACGCCCAGGCGCATCGGCTTGA
- a CDS encoding diphthine--ammonia ligase, which produces MSATVVAQAGSALVSWSGGKDSCLALWRARQSGMQIERLITALDESGQRARSHGVPPALLQAQADALGVALEFYSASWQQYEEKFVAALRAAHSDGVRHAVFGDIDLQAHREWEEKVCAQAGLQACLPLWLQPRRQLVDEFLALGFKAVVVCINGNYLPQEFCGREFDAAFLADLPAGVDACGENGEFHTFVYDGPAFAHAVPFQRTRISPYQAPPELGSTIFYFQELAAI; this is translated from the coding sequence ATGAGCGCAACAGTGGTGGCGCAGGCTGGCAGCGCACTGGTTTCATGGAGCGGCGGCAAGGATTCCTGCCTGGCGCTGTGGCGTGCGCGCCAGAGCGGGATGCAGATCGAGCGCCTGATCACCGCGCTCGATGAAAGCGGCCAGCGCGCCCGTTCGCATGGCGTGCCGCCGGCCTTGCTGCAAGCCCAGGCCGACGCGCTCGGCGTTGCGCTAGAGTTCTACAGCGCCAGCTGGCAGCAGTATGAAGAAAAATTCGTCGCCGCCTTGCGCGCCGCTCACAGCGACGGTGTGCGCCATGCTGTGTTCGGCGACATCGACCTGCAGGCGCATCGCGAGTGGGAAGAAAAGGTCTGCGCGCAGGCCGGCCTGCAAGCTTGCCTGCCCTTGTGGCTGCAACCGCGCCGGCAGCTGGTGGATGAATTCCTGGCGCTCGGTTTCAAGGCGGTGGTGGTCTGCATCAACGGCAATTACCTGCCGCAGGAATTCTGCGGCCGTGAATTCGATGCCGCCTTCCTGGCTGATCTGCCGGCCGGGGTCGATGCCTGCGGCGAGAACGGCGAATTCCATACCTTCGTCTACGACGGCCCGGCGTTTGCCCATGCGGTGCCGTTCCAGCGCACCCGCATCAGCCCCTACCAGGCGCCGCCGGAACTGGGGTCGACCATATTTTATTTTCAGGAGCTGGCGGCAATCTGA